A region from the Mya arenaria isolate MELC-2E11 chromosome 2, ASM2691426v1 genome encodes:
- the LOC128213640 gene encoding uncharacterized protein LOC128213640, translated as MQAVTPCSTVRAAQLYVCQQSHHAVLSEQPSCMPAVAPCGTVRAAQLYASSNKLAVLSEQLSCIPAVIPRGTVRAAQLYDSTDTTRYCQSSPVVCQQWHYVVLSEQPSCMPAVTPRGTVRAAQLYASSHTNRRTVRAAQLYASSDTMRYCQSSPVVYQQSYHAVLSEQPSCMPAVTPRGTVRAAQLYNSSNNSRYCQNSPVICRQSHHAVLSEQPSCMYASSHTTRYCQSSPVVCQQWHHAVLSKQPSCMPAVTNSRYCQSSSVVFQQSYHAVLSEQPSCMTALTPRGTVRAAQLYASSGTMWYCQSSPVVCQQSHHAVLSEQPSYMPAVTPTAVLSEQPSCMPAVTPCGTVRAAQLYTSSHTTRFCQSSPVVCQQSHHAVLSEQPSCITAVTTRGTVRTAQLYAGSHTMQYCQSSPVVCMPAVTPRGTVRAAQLYASSGTMRYCQSSPVVCQQ; from the coding sequence ATGCAGGCAGTCACACCATGCAGTACTGTCAGAGCAGCCCAGTTGTATGTATGCCAGCAGTCACACCACGCGGTACTGTCAGAGCAGCCCAGTTGTATGCCAGCAGTGGCACCATGCGGTACTGTCAGAGCAGCCCAGTTGTATGCCAGCAGTAACAAACTCGCGGTACTGTCAGAGCAGCTCAGTTGTATTCCAGCAGTCATACCACGCGGTACTGTCAGAGCAGCCCAGTTGTATGACAGCACTGACACCACGCGGTACTGTCAGAGCAGCCCAGTTGTATGCCAGCAGTGGCACTATGTGGTACTGTCAGAGCAGCCCAGTTGTATGCCAGCAGTCACACCACGCGGTACTGTCAGAGCAGCCCAGTTATATGCCAGCAGTCACACCAACCGCCGTACTGTCAGAGCAGCCCAGTTGTATGCCAGCAGTGACACCATGCGGTACTGTCAGAGCAGCCCAGTTGTATACCAGCAGTCATACCACGCGGTTCTGTCAGAGCAGCCCAGTTGTATGCCAGCAGTCACACCACGCGGTACTGTCAGAGCAGCCCAGTTGTATAACAGCAGTAACAACTCGCGGTACTGTCAGAACAGCCCAGTTATATGCAGGCAGTCACACCATGCAGTACTGTCAGAGCAGCCCAGTTGTATGTATGCCAGCAGTCACACCACGCGGTACTGTCAGAGCAGCCCAGTTGTATGCCAGCAGTGGCACCATGCGGTACTGTCAAAGCAGCCCAGTTGTATGCCAGCAGTAACAAACTCGCGGTACTGTCAGAGCAGCTCAGTTGTATTCCAGCAGTCATACCACGCGGTACTGTCAGAGCAGCCCAGTTGTATGACAGCACTGACACCACGCGGTACTGTCAGAGCAGCCCAGTTGTATGCCAGCAGTGGCACTATGTGGTACTGTCAGAGCAGCCCAGTTGTATGCCAGCAGTCACACCACGCGGTACTGTCAGAGCAGCCCAGTTATATGCCAGCAGTCACACCAACCGCCGTACTGTCAGAGCAGCCCAGTTGTATGCCAGCAGTGACACCATGCGGTACTGTCAGAGCAGCCCAGTTGTATACCAGCAGTCATACCACGCGGTTCTGTCAGAGCAGCCCAGTTGTATGCCAGCAGTCACACCACGCGGTACTGTCAGAGCAGCCCAGTTGTATAACAGCAGTAACAACTCGCGGTACTGTCAGAACAGCCCAGTTATATGCAGGCAGTCACACCATGCAGTACTGTCAGAGCAGCCCAGTTGTATGTATGCCAGCAGTCACACCACGCGGTACTGTCAGAGCAGCCCAGTTGTATGCCAGCAGTGGCACCATGCGGTACTGTCAGAGCAGCCCAGTTGTATGCCAGCAGTAA